In Mustelus asterias unplaced genomic scaffold, sMusAst1.hap1.1 HAP1_SCAFFOLD_983, whole genome shotgun sequence, a single genomic region encodes these proteins:
- the LOC144487701 gene encoding uncharacterized protein LOC144487701 codes for MLQWESGSSDPASREEPAGRQGPAETAGEDPPRGEARFECDVCGKRFAYTSSLSRHRSAHAGGAWHECEDCGKGFLYLAKLNTHRRTHDQRRLYRCQDCGKGYLHPSVLEAHRRSHTGERPFTCPACGKGFAQSSALWSHRRVHSEARPFACGECGKCFKSAQCLMKHQRVHTGERPFACPLCHKRFVSAGALLTHQRVHTGERPYPCAACGKRFAHAFSLRVHQRVHTGERPYPCAVCGKRFTQSFSLRAHQRVHTGERPFTCPDCGKGFTYSSSLLGHRRVHTGERPYPCPDCGKGFTYLSNLQAHRRLHDGGRPFTCPVCGVGFTQSSKLTSHQQAHGGQAAGT; via the coding sequence ATGCTCCAGTGGGAGTCGGGGAGCTCGGACCCAGCGTCGCGGGAGGAGCCGGCCGGCCGCCAGGGACCGGCGGAGACGGCGGGGGAGGACCCCCCCCGCGGGGAGGCCCGCTTCGAGTGCGACGTGTGCGGGAAGCGGTTCGCCTACACCTCCTCGCTGTCCCGGCACCGCAGCGCCCACGCCGGGGGGGCCTGGCACGAGTGCGAGGACTGCGGCAAGGGCTTCCTCTACCTGGCCAAGCTCAACACGCACCGGCGCACCCACGACCAGCGGCGGCTCTACCGCTGCCAGGACTGCGGCAAGGGTTACCTGCACCCCTCGGTGCTGGAGGCCCACCGGCGCTCGCACACGGGCGAACGCCCCTTCACCTGCCCGGCCTGCGGCAAGGGCTTTGCCCAGTCCTCCGCCCTCTGGTCGCACCGGCGGGTACACAGTGAGGCCAGGCCCTTCGCCTGCGGCGAGTGCGGCAAGTGCTTCAAGAGCGCCCAGTGCCTGATGAAGCACCAGCGGGTACACACGGGCGAGAGGCCCTTCGCCTGCCCGCTCTGCCACAAGCGCTTCGTCAGCGCCGGGGCCTTGCTGACCCACCAGCGCGTCCACACCGGCGAGCGGCCCTACCCCTGCGCCGCCTGCGGCAAACGCTTCGCCCACGCCTTCAGCCTGCGGGTGCACCAGCGGGTCCACACCGGCGAGCGGCCCTACCCCTGCGCCGTGTGCGGCAAGCGCTTCACCCAGTCCTTCAGCCTGCGCGCCCACCAGCGCGTCCACACCGGCGAGCGCCCCTTCACCTGCCCCGACTGCGGCAAAGGCTTCACCTACTCCTCCAGCCTGCTGGGGCACCGGCGTGTCCACACCGGCGAGCGCCCCTACCCCTGCCCCGACTGCGGCAAGGGTTTCACCTACCTGTCCAACCTGCAGGCCCACCGCCGGCTGCACGACGGCGGCCGGCCCTTCACCTGCCCCGTCTGCGGAGTGGGCTTCACCCAGTCCTCCAAGCTGACCAGCCACCAGCAGGCGCACGGCGGACAGGCAGCCGGCACCTGA